CAAGGCGATACGCTTTAATTTACGATTGTGTGTAATGCGTATTTGAATGGTATGCAATCCATTCTTATTCGGGCGGTTGTTTAGCTCAGGAGTGACGGTCATTACTGAAACATTTTACTGAAACATTTCTTAGTTTACGATAGTACTTGGTGGTACGAAATTAAACAAAAAAGGCCTTAGAAACGAATCTAAAGCCTTTTTTGTACTACCACGAATCACCGTGAATCAATTTAGTGCACCCGAAGGGACTCGAACCCCTATCGATGGTACCGGAAACCACAATTCTATCCATTGAACTACGGGTGCAAAATCGGTACTGAAACATTCCAACGCGTTTGAGCGGTACACTGCCCGGCGGCTTTCGCTTAAAAGGGGACCTAACGGCTAACTATCCATTTAAACGGGCTGCAAATATACAATTTTGTACTAATTTGCAAACACGTTTTATTCCTTTATCATTCATATTTATCCGTCCATTCACTCATCAACAGAACTTTACATGAAAAAACTTTTTCCCACTCTTCTTGTCTTTGCCGCTTGTGTGGGCAGTTTTTTGCTCGGAACTTCCTATCGATCAGCCGATCAGGCCATTACTGCCGACATTGCCAACTATGCTTCTAAGATATTTGGCATCGAATTCAGCGCCGCTGAGCGGGACTCCATGCTAGACAATCTCAATGACCAGCTCAAAGGATTTGAACGGGTCCGCAAAATTCCGCTGACCAATGATGTGGCACCGGCCCTGCTGTTTGACCCGGTGCCGCAGGGTTTCGAATTTGAAAAAGTAAAAAAAACATTTAACGCCGGCCCGTTACCAAAGGTTACCCTTCCCGCCGTGCGCGACAGTTTGGCGTATTATACGGTGGCACAACTGGGCGTTTTGATCCGAACCAAACAGATATCGTCCGTGGAGCTTACGCAGTTTTTTCTGGCCCGTCTGAAAAAGTACAGCCCTGCGCTACTCAACGTGATCACTTTTACGGAAGACCTGGCCATCGCACAGGCTACCCGCGCCGATGCGGAACTTAAAGCCGGTACTTACCGAGGTCTCCTGCACGGCATCCCGTACGGGGCCAAGGACCTGTTGGCCAAAAAAGGTTATCCCACCACCTGGGGCTCGGCCATTTATAAAAATCAGCAACTGCCGTACGATGCGACGGTCATTCAAAAACTCGAAAAGGCGGGAGCGGTCTTGATCGCCAAAATGTCGGTAGGGGAATTTGCGTGGGGCGATGTGTGGTTTGGCGGCATGACCCGCAACCCCTGGAACACCAAAACGGGGGCCAGCGGCTCGTCGGCGGGCTCGGGCTCAGCGGTGGCGGCAGGTTGTTTGCCGTTTGCCATCGGGACCGAAACGCTGGGGTCCATTGTGTCGCCCTCTACCGTCAACGGCATCACCGGTCTGCGGCCTACGTTTGGTCGGGTGAGCCGCTTCGGCGCGATGGCTCTGAGCTGGAGCATGGATAAGATCGGTCCCATGGCCCGTTCGGTGGAAGACTGCGCCCTGATCTTCAACGCCATTCTGGGACCCGACGGCAACGACGCTACCGTGCGCGACGTACCGTTTAATTATGAGCCGTTGAAAACCCTGAAGGGAATGCGCATCGGGTACTTAAAAAAAGCGTTTGAATCCAATTATTCCAACCGGGCCAATGATTCACTCACGTTAGCCAAACTCCGAGAACTGGGAGCCGAGCTTGTGCCGTTTGAACTTCCCTCCTACCCCGTCGGCGATCTGACCATTGCCATCGGTGTAGAGGGCGGCGCGGCCTTCGACGAGCTGACGCTCACCAACAAAGACGACCAAATGGTGCGTCAGGGCAAAAATGCGTGGCCCAATGAGTTTCGTTCGGCGCGGTATATTCCGGCCATAGAGTACGTGCAGGCGCAACGCGTGCGGACCAAAATGATTCAGGATCTGTATCAAGTACTGAAAAAAGAGCGGTTTGACGTGTACATTACGCCCACCTCCGCGGGCGGCAACCTGACGTATACCAACTTATCGGGTCATCCCAGCATTTGTTTACCCAATGGATTTAACCGCAACAGTATGCCGACGAGTATTACATTCAGCGCCCAACTGTACAACGAAGCCAAGATGTTGGCCGTGGCCAAAGTCTACCAGGACGCCACCTTCTGGCACAAAAAACACCCTGAATTGTAGGACAAAAAGGCCGATAGCCCGATAGCGCTTATGCACTGTCGGGCTATTTTTATACCGCTGCCACGGTCAGCAGCTGCTCATGTACGGCATCCCAAAACGCAACTCTGCTTTGGAGGGCTTTAAGGGCCGCCTCCGTGGCCTCCTCCCATTTCTGAGGATCATTTCCACACAGCTCTTCCACCATCTGCATGGCCAACTGACTGTGGTGATCACCGTCGACTTCGATGTGGCGCTCTAAATAATACCTGTATTTGGCTACGCGCAACAGTTCGTCGCCTCCCCATTCATTGATAAAAGCCAAAAACATCGCAGGAATCAAATCTTCCCGGCCAAAGGTAAAAACGGAGGCTGTTACGTGCGGTTTTTGTGTAGCGATAAACGAAAACGTCTGTTGAACAAATTTCTGAGTACCTTCCTCTACGCCCGCTTTTTGCAGTGCGTCTTCTACGCTGTTTCCTCGGCGCAGCTGTTGGATAAACCCATCAATGACGACCCTATCAGCGCCCATTTGGTGCATGGCCGCCAAATAAAGCTCAAAATGACTCATGCGTACGCCGTTTTCGTCGACGTCACTTTCTTCGCCGATCACAATTTCGTTGATCAGGTAGCGCGTGTTGGCGTTTCCCTTGGGCAGCCAAGGCACTTCTGTGCAGGTAAGTTTCCGTTGGAGGTCTTTCAACAGAGACATAAAATCCCAAACGGCAAATACATGATTCTCGCTAAAAATCCGAAGCTGTTCGAGCGTTTGAATGCTTTTGTAGATAGGATGATGAACCAGCTGCTCACGAACAGGAGCAATTTTATTCTGCAATTGTTGGATGTTTGACATATAGTA
Above is a window of Runella slithyformis DSM 19594 DNA encoding:
- a CDS encoding amidase, translating into MKKLFPTLLVFAACVGSFLLGTSYRSADQAITADIANYASKIFGIEFSAAERDSMLDNLNDQLKGFERVRKIPLTNDVAPALLFDPVPQGFEFEKVKKTFNAGPLPKVTLPAVRDSLAYYTVAQLGVLIRTKQISSVELTQFFLARLKKYSPALLNVITFTEDLAIAQATRADAELKAGTYRGLLHGIPYGAKDLLAKKGYPTTWGSAIYKNQQLPYDATVIQKLEKAGAVLIAKMSVGEFAWGDVWFGGMTRNPWNTKTGASGSSAGSGSAVAAGCLPFAIGTETLGSIVSPSTVNGITGLRPTFGRVSRFGAMALSWSMDKIGPMARSVEDCALIFNAILGPDGNDATVRDVPFNYEPLKTLKGMRIGYLKKAFESNYSNRANDSLTLAKLRELGAELVPFELPSYPVGDLTIAIGVEGGAAFDELTLTNKDDQMVRQGKNAWPNEFRSARYIPAIEYVQAQRVRTKMIQDLYQVLKKERFDVYITPTSAGGNLTYTNLSGHPSICLPNGFNRNSMPTSITFSAQLYNEAKMLAVAKVYQDATFWHKKHPEL
- a CDS encoding DUF3050 domain-containing protein; this translates as MSNIQQLQNKIAPVREQLVHHPIYKSIQTLEQLRIFSENHVFAVWDFMSLLKDLQRKLTCTEVPWLPKGNANTRYLINEIVIGEESDVDENGVRMSHFELYLAAMHQMGADRVVIDGFIQQLRRGNSVEDALQKAGVEEGTQKFVQQTFSFIATQKPHVTASVFTFGREDLIPAMFLAFINEWGGDELLRVAKYRYYLERHIEVDGDHHSQLAMQMVEELCGNDPQKWEEATEAALKALQSRVAFWDAVHEQLLTVAAV